Proteins encoded in a region of the Pigmentiphaga litoralis genome:
- a CDS encoding branched-chain amino acid ABC transporter permease — MEWFDNFWSVYSNLVLSLGTNALLALSIWLTLACGMLAMANAAFMGIGAYTAAILTTNYEVSFPVALLGGMAAPMLVAFIIGKPTLRLSGVYLAMATLGFGEVVRVFILNTESWTGGALGLNGIPQQTEWWHVGLAVLLTLVLLYRLRRSKIGRAFEAIKEDETAAGLMGVDVNNTKLLAFVLGALLAGLAGALNAHLTFFIGPNEYGFDRGVEILTMTILGGIGSIAGPVVGAVILTLLPEMLRAFNDFRLVINGLILILIVLFLPKGIWDPSRMRRWFGRNRQTGGH; from the coding sequence ATGGAATGGTTTGACAATTTCTGGTCGGTGTACAGCAATCTGGTGCTGAGTCTTGGCACCAATGCCTTGCTGGCGCTGTCCATCTGGCTGACGCTGGCCTGCGGCATGCTGGCCATGGCCAACGCGGCCTTCATGGGGATCGGCGCCTACACGGCCGCGATCCTGACAACGAACTACGAAGTGTCCTTCCCGGTCGCGCTGCTGGGCGGCATGGCGGCGCCGATGCTGGTGGCCTTCATCATCGGCAAGCCCACCCTGCGGCTGTCTGGCGTGTATCTGGCCATGGCCACGCTGGGCTTCGGTGAAGTCGTCCGCGTGTTCATCCTGAACACCGAATCCTGGACCGGCGGCGCGCTGGGCCTGAACGGCATTCCGCAGCAGACCGAATGGTGGCACGTCGGCTTGGCCGTGCTGCTGACCCTGGTGCTGCTGTATCGCCTGCGCCGCTCCAAGATCGGCCGCGCGTTCGAAGCCATCAAGGAAGACGAGACGGCGGCGGGCCTGATGGGCGTCGACGTCAACAACACCAAGCTGCTGGCCTTCGTGCTGGGCGCCTTGCTGGCCGGTCTGGCCGGCGCACTCAATGCGCACCTGACCTTCTTTATCGGTCCCAACGAATACGGCTTTGACCGCGGCGTGGAAATCCTGACGATGACCATCCTGGGTGGCATCGGCAGCATCGCCGGCCCGGTCGTCGGCGCCGTGATCCTGACCTTGCTGCCGGAAATGCTTCGCGCCTTCAACGACTTCCGCCTCGTCATCAACGGCCTGATCCTGATCCTGATCGTGCTGTTCCTGCCCAAGGGCATCTGGGACCCGTCGCGCATGCGCCGCTGGTTCGGACGCAACCGGCAGACGGGGGGCCACTGA
- a CDS encoding branched-chain amino acid ABC transporter permease yields MLEQQLVNALSLGCVYALFALGFTLVFGVLGVINLSHGAVFMAGAYIALQLVLKFDAPLWLAVVASAVGSGILGMLIDVLVLKRLRKRNAPHLIPMIATIGVAIVLNNGMQGVFGAETIRFPAGITPDDALEIGGMHVTVMELTIIFVSFALMAALMYTMKKTQLGRALRAIAESPKAASLLGINVEGLFLLTSFVAAALGGIAGVLIGLYSNAVFPLMGQPMLHKGIAVIILGGMGDIRGAMIGGLFLGFAEVLSVAYVGSTMRDAVAFGLLFLILLVRPQGLFGKVLERKA; encoded by the coding sequence ATGCTGGAACAGCAACTCGTCAACGCGCTTTCGCTTGGCTGCGTTTACGCCCTGTTCGCGCTCGGCTTCACCCTGGTGTTCGGGGTGCTGGGCGTCATCAACCTGTCGCACGGCGCGGTCTTCATGGCCGGCGCCTATATCGCGCTGCAACTGGTGCTCAAGTTCGACGCACCCCTGTGGCTCGCGGTCGTGGCATCCGCCGTGGGCAGCGGGATCCTGGGCATGCTGATCGATGTGCTGGTGCTCAAGCGCCTGCGCAAGCGCAATGCGCCCCACCTGATTCCCATGATCGCCACCATCGGCGTGGCGATCGTCCTGAACAACGGCATGCAGGGCGTGTTCGGCGCCGAAACGATCCGCTTCCCGGCCGGCATCACGCCCGACGACGCGCTCGAAATCGGCGGCATGCACGTCACCGTCATGGAACTGACGATCATCTTCGTGTCCTTCGCGCTCATGGCGGCGCTGATGTACACGATGAAAAAGACGCAGCTGGGCCGGGCCTTGCGCGCGATCGCCGAGTCGCCCAAGGCGGCATCCTTGCTGGGCATCAATGTGGAAGGGCTGTTCCTGCTGACGTCGTTCGTGGCGGCCGCGCTGGGCGGCATCGCCGGCGTGCTGATCGGCCTGTATTCCAACGCGGTGTTCCCGCTGATGGGCCAGCCGATGCTGCACAAGGGCATCGCAGTCATCATCCTGGGCGGCATGGGCGACATTCGCGGTGCGATGATCGGCGGCCTGTTCCTGGGTTTTGCCGAAGTGCTGTCGGTGGCGTACGTGGGATCCACCATGCGCGACGCCGTAGCGTTCGGTCTGTTGTTCCTGATCCTGCTCGTCCGTCCGCAAGGCCTGTTCGGCAAAGTGCTGGAACGCAAGGCGTAA
- a CDS encoding ABC transporter ATP-binding protein, whose product MLQLSSISKSFGGLHVLQDVNITVPQGTIFGLIGPNGAGKTTVFNLITGLLPPTGGSLTFNNESLVGIKPHQITRRGIARTFQNIRIFKEMTLLENVVVGMHRHLDYGPAGLILSLPGFRAQEKRARERAHELLSWVKLDHKANDTADNLSYGDQRKLELARALATEPKLLLLDEPVAGMNTGEKVDLMSEIENIKARGYTIFMIEHDMRFVMGLCDRIAVLNFGRIIAEGEPDAIRRNPMVIEAYLGTDDDETPANEEVLP is encoded by the coding sequence ATGCTGCAACTCTCTTCCATCTCGAAAAGCTTCGGCGGACTGCACGTGCTGCAGGACGTCAACATCACCGTCCCGCAGGGCACGATTTTCGGGCTGATCGGCCCGAACGGCGCCGGCAAGACGACCGTGTTCAACCTGATCACCGGCCTGTTGCCGCCCACCGGCGGCAGCCTGACGTTCAACAATGAAAGCCTGGTGGGCATCAAGCCGCATCAGATCACCCGCCGCGGCATTGCGCGCACGTTCCAGAACATCCGCATCTTCAAGGAGATGACGCTGCTGGAAAACGTGGTGGTCGGCATGCACCGCCATCTGGACTACGGTCCTGCCGGATTGATCCTGAGCCTGCCCGGTTTTCGCGCGCAGGAAAAACGCGCGCGGGAACGGGCGCATGAACTGCTGTCGTGGGTCAAGCTCGACCACAAGGCCAACGACACTGCCGACAACCTGTCGTATGGCGATCAGCGCAAGCTGGAACTGGCGCGCGCGCTGGCCACCGAACCCAAGCTGCTGCTGCTGGACGAGCCCGTGGCGGGCATGAACACGGGTGAAAAAGTCGACCTCATGAGCGAGATCGAAAACATCAAGGCGCGCGGCTACACGATCTTCATGATCGAACACGACATGCGTTTCGTGATGGGCTTGTGCGATCGCATCGCGGTGCTCAACTTCGGCCGCATCATTGCCGAAGGCGAACCCGACGCCATCCGCCGCAACCCCATGGTGATCGAAGCCTATCTCGGCACCGACGATGACGAGACCCCCGCCAACGAAGAGGTGCTTCCATGA
- a CDS encoding ABC transporter substrate-binding protein: MNPIFNKSLVALAALGVVSFAHAAEVKIGVAAALSGGAGQYGNAIRNGFQLAAEEVNAKGGVNGNTIKLVIEDEQGKKEEAINVFKKLIFQDKVLMVFGPTLSNSAQAADPIAQGAKTPVFGTSNTADGITSIGDYVFRNSVTEADVLPETIKVAARHANIKKVAVLYGNDDVFTKSGYDNFKKALEDLKIPVTTTETFAKGDVDFKAQLTKIKASNPDAIVLSALIAEGGPIMVAARQLGINVPFIGGNGMNSVRIFDLAKEKSDGLWVGSPWSIENQTAENTRFIAAYKAKYNAAPDQFAAQAYDAFYIVTQALGKVSLTGKLEADRKALHDALPAVKWSGATGSFSFRQAAGKGGKPAGYDAVQTPIVMSTKAGKYVIEK, from the coding sequence ATGAATCCAATTTTCAACAAGTCGCTCGTGGCGCTGGCCGCCCTGGGTGTGGTGTCGTTTGCCCACGCGGCCGAAGTCAAGATCGGTGTCGCGGCGGCCCTGTCGGGCGGCGCCGGCCAGTATGGCAATGCCATCCGCAACGGCTTCCAGCTTGCCGCTGAAGAAGTCAACGCCAAGGGCGGCGTGAACGGCAACACCATCAAGCTGGTGATCGAAGACGAACAGGGCAAGAAAGAAGAAGCCATCAACGTCTTCAAGAAACTGATTTTCCAGGACAAGGTCCTGATGGTCTTTGGCCCGACCCTGTCGAACTCGGCGCAGGCCGCCGACCCGATCGCCCAGGGCGCCAAGACGCCGGTGTTCGGCACGTCCAACACGGCCGACGGCATCACCTCCATCGGTGACTACGTGTTCCGCAATTCCGTGACCGAAGCCGACGTGCTGCCGGAAACCATCAAGGTGGCCGCGCGCCACGCCAACATCAAGAAGGTCGCCGTGTTGTATGGCAACGACGACGTCTTCACGAAAAGCGGCTACGACAATTTCAAGAAGGCCCTGGAAGACCTGAAGATCCCGGTCACCACGACCGAAACGTTCGCCAAGGGCGACGTGGACTTCAAGGCCCAGCTGACCAAGATCAAGGCTTCCAACCCCGACGCGATCGTGCTGTCGGCGCTGATCGCCGAAGGCGGCCCGATCATGGTCGCCGCGCGCCAGCTCGGCATCAACGTGCCCTTCATTGGCGGCAACGGCATGAACTCGGTCCGGATCTTTGATCTGGCCAAGGAAAAGTCGGATGGCCTGTGGGTGGGCAGCCCGTGGTCGATCGAAAACCAGACCGCCGAAAACACGCGCTTCATTGCTGCGTACAAGGCCAAGTACAATGCGGCGCCCGACCAGTTCGCCGCCCAGGCCTACGATGCGTTCTATATCGTGACCCAGGCACTCGGCAAGGTGTCGTTGACCGGCAAGCTCGAAGCCGACCGCAAGGCGCTGCACGACGCGCTGCCTGCCGTGAAGTGGAGCGGCGCAACCGGTTCCTTCAGCTTCCGCCAGGCGGCGGGCAAGGGCGGCAAGCCGGCTGGCTATGACGCCGTGCAGACCCCCATCGTGATGAGCACGAAGGCCGGCAAGTACGTGATCGAGAAGTAA
- a CDS encoding PAS domain S-box protein, with protein sequence MPSSAPLSISLGHYDPALVALSVLLAIFAAWTALLNAGSIERSREAGTRALGFAGGSIALGGGIWAMHFVGMLASHAGSGATYSASVTVASLLPGLVAASAAMAIVHTQAPGTFRLLLGGAVFGLGIAGMHYTGMSAMQVAGKVHYHAGMVALSIGVAVLLATLALGIPCRLRRAGRIPTGLPRLASAVAMGLAVSATHYLGMAAARMDMPAHASVADGPSNAAFLAVAVALATLAFTSLVIAINGFLRYRELFTELRDNEARQRALLDTAIDGVITIAADGTISAFNPSAERLFLWTRDEILGQPAERLIAGPYRAKLADYLARTLRGRTTDGVNGREVMAERKDGSRLPIRLAIGHTHVGGRDLFVAFVTDISARKDIERALRSSEQQFRSLIGNLPGIAYRSLVTPGYPMVFISESVERLTGYAAADFLATPPRVLFGDLIHPDDTAHVDAEVTRALVDGQPFQVEYRLRHRNGEWRWMWENGSAVPDDGPGAPRRLDGVILDITARKAADIDVHRFRAIVASSEDAIISKDLNGVITTWNRGAQLLFGFRADEVIGQSMQILFPPDRLDEEPLILARLARGERVHHFETVRRTKDGDLIDVSATISPILDERNRVIGASQISRDISERKRMEAALRDAKEHAELAAAARTAFLANMSHEIRTPMNAVLGFTDVLLQGRLDDEQRRHLDTVRSSARSLLRLLNEILDTAKLDRGLVDLETNEFNLLSLIDELSSTMGASARDKGLSLHIRYDDGLPGVFLGDELRVRQVLTNLLGNAIKFTAKGSVTLSVEAEGDLLHFQVADTGIGIPTHRLAAIFDPFTQADASMSRRFGGTGLGTTISKQLVELMGGRISVDSTVDVGSTFHVWLPLAAVDEAPAACDAPRRAVPLPPLRILLADDVPQNLELLALLLEDQGHTVGTASDGLEAVRLATRERFDVILMDVQMPGMDGLEATRRLRIEQALASEPATPVIALTASVMDADRDAARKAGMDGFASKPVDFHALSMEIARLLRLYPARATALPARLPDPAVLDTAGGIARWTGQEAFYRRTLRRFGHEQHGLAATLTDLHQRRDRPGLRALAHRIRGLAANLGLDRLAALLQGVDEAIADGDEARASALLADLPAQLDAALQAIQDALGDADRTPPAAPAQPATPLDLPRVTGLVKTLSAGMRRGQLDAAHLDGLMTLMAGHVDRPALARLQYLTDNFDFASAAAELDALLERLSAPHEDAS encoded by the coding sequence ATGCCTTCTTCCGCCCCCCTGTCCATTTCCCTGGGCCACTACGACCCCGCGCTGGTTGCCCTGTCGGTGCTGCTGGCGATTTTCGCGGCGTGGACCGCGCTGCTCAATGCCGGGTCGATCGAACGTTCGCGCGAGGCGGGCACCCGCGCACTGGGTTTCGCTGGCGGCAGCATCGCACTGGGCGGCGGCATCTGGGCCATGCATTTCGTGGGCATGCTGGCCTCGCACGCCGGCAGCGGCGCCACGTATTCCGCGTCGGTGACGGTCGCTTCCCTGCTGCCCGGCCTGGTGGCCGCCAGCGCGGCCATGGCCATCGTCCACACCCAGGCTCCCGGCACGTTCCGGCTGTTGCTGGGCGGCGCCGTCTTCGGGCTGGGCATCGCGGGCATGCACTACACCGGCATGTCGGCCATGCAGGTCGCGGGCAAGGTGCACTATCACGCAGGCATGGTGGCGCTGTCGATCGGGGTCGCGGTGTTGCTCGCGACGCTGGCCCTGGGGATCCCCTGCCGGCTGCGGCGGGCGGGCCGGATTCCGACCGGCCTGCCCCGCCTGGCCAGCGCCGTCGCCATGGGGCTCGCGGTGTCGGCCACCCATTACCTGGGCATGGCGGCCGCACGCATGGATATGCCGGCGCACGCCAGCGTTGCCGACGGCCCGTCCAACGCCGCCTTCCTGGCGGTGGCGGTCGCGCTGGCCACCCTGGCGTTCACGTCGCTGGTCATCGCCATCAACGGCTTTCTGCGCTATCGCGAACTGTTCACCGAACTGCGCGACAACGAAGCCCGCCAGCGCGCCCTTCTCGATACCGCCATCGACGGCGTCATCACGATTGCGGCCGACGGCACGATCAGTGCGTTCAACCCGTCGGCCGAACGGCTGTTCCTGTGGACGCGCGACGAGATCCTGGGCCAGCCCGCCGAACGCCTGATCGCCGGACCCTACCGCGCCAAATTGGCCGACTACCTGGCGCGCACGCTGCGCGGGCGCACGACCGATGGCGTCAATGGCCGCGAAGTCATGGCCGAGCGCAAGGACGGATCGCGCCTGCCGATCCGGCTGGCCATCGGCCACACCCATGTCGGCGGCCGTGATCTGTTCGTGGCGTTCGTGACGGACATTTCCGCCCGCAAGGACATCGAACGCGCGCTGCGGTCCAGCGAACAGCAATTCCGGTCCCTGATCGGCAATCTTCCTGGTATTGCCTATCGCAGCCTGGTCACCCCCGGCTACCCGATGGTGTTCATCAGCGAAAGCGTGGAACGGTTGACGGGCTACGCCGCGGCCGATTTCCTGGCGACCCCGCCGCGCGTGCTGTTCGGCGACCTGATCCACCCCGACGACACGGCGCATGTCGATGCCGAAGTCACGCGCGCCCTGGTCGACGGGCAGCCCTTCCAGGTCGAATACCGCCTGCGGCACCGCAATGGCGAATGGCGCTGGATGTGGGAAAACGGCAGCGCCGTGCCAGACGACGGCCCGGGCGCGCCGCGGCGGCTCGATGGCGTCATTCTCGACATCACGGCGCGCAAGGCGGCCGATATCGACGTGCACCGCTTCCGTGCGATCGTGGCGTCGTCCGAAGACGCCATCATCAGCAAGGACCTGAACGGTGTCATCACCACCTGGAACCGCGGCGCGCAATTGCTGTTCGGATTCAGGGCCGACGAAGTCATCGGCCAGTCGATGCAGATCCTGTTTCCGCCCGACCGGCTGGATGAAGAGCCCCTGATCCTGGCCCGCCTTGCGCGCGGTGAACGGGTCCACCATTTCGAGACGGTGCGCCGCACCAAGGACGGCGACCTGATCGACGTGTCGGCCACCATCTCGCCGATTCTGGACGAGCGCAATCGCGTCATCGGCGCTTCCCAGATCTCGCGCGACATCAGCGAGCGCAAACGCATGGAAGCCGCCCTGCGCGACGCGAAGGAACACGCCGAACTGGCCGCCGCGGCGCGCACCGCCTTCCTGGCCAATATGAGCCACGAGATCCGCACCCCCATGAACGCGGTGCTGGGCTTTACCGACGTGCTGCTGCAGGGCCGCCTGGACGACGAACAGCGGCGCCACCTGGACACGGTGCGCAGTTCGGCGCGGTCGCTGCTGCGGCTGCTGAACGAGATCCTGGATACGGCCAAACTCGACCGCGGCCTGGTGGATCTGGAAACGAACGAATTCAATCTGCTCAGCCTGATCGACGAGCTGTCGTCGACCATGGGCGCGTCGGCGCGCGACAAGGGCCTGTCGCTGCACATCCGGTATGACGACGGCCTGCCTGGCGTCTTCCTGGGCGATGAACTTCGCGTGCGGCAGGTGCTGACCAATCTGCTGGGCAACGCAATCAAGTTCACGGCCAAGGGCAGCGTCACGCTGTCGGTGGAAGCCGAAGGCGACCTGCTGCACTTTCAGGTCGCGGACACCGGCATCGGCATTCCCACGCATCGCCTGGCCGCCATTTTCGATCCCTTCACACAAGCCGATGCATCGATGAGCCGGCGCTTTGGCGGCACGGGGCTGGGCACGACGATCAGCAAGCAGCTGGTCGAGCTGATGGGCGGCCGCATCTCGGTCGACAGCACGGTGGATGTCGGCAGCACCTTCCATGTGTGGCTGCCGCTGGCGGCGGTGGACGAGGCGCCCGCTGCCTGCGATGCGCCCCGCCGCGCCGTTCCGCTGCCGCCCCTGCGCATTCTGCTGGCCGACGACGTGCCCCAGAATCTGGAACTGCTGGCCTTGCTGCTGGAAGACCAGGGCCATACCGTCGGCACCGCCAGCGACGGCCTGGAAGCCGTCCGGCTCGCCACCCGCGAACGCTTTGACGTGATCCTGATGGACGTCCAGATGCCGGGCATGGATGGCCTGGAAGCCACGCGCCGCCTGCGCATCGAACAGGCCCTGGCAAGCGAGCCGGCCACCCCGGTCATTGCCCTGACGGCCAGCGTCATGGACGCGGACCGCGACGCCGCGCGCAAGGCGGGCATGGACGGCTTCGCCTCCAAGCCTGTCGATTTCCATGCACTGTCGATGGAGATTGCCCGGCTGCTGCGCCTGTATCCGGCACGGGCGACTGCCCTGCCCGCGCGCCTGCCCGACCCCGCCGTGCTCGACACGGCCGGCGGCATTGCGCGCTGGACCGGCCAGGAAGCGTTCTACCGCCGCACGCTGCGCCGCTTCGGCCATGAACAGCACGGCCTCGCGGCTACCCTGACAGACCTGCATCAGCGGCGCGACCGCCCCGGCCTGCGCGCGCTGGCGCACCGCATACGGGGCCTGGCGGCCAACCTGGGGCTGGACCGGCTGGCGGCGTTGCTGCAAGGCGTTGACGAGGCGATCGCCGACGGCGACGAAGCGCGCGCCAGCGCCTTGCTGGCCGACCTGCCTGCGCAGCTGGATGCCGCCCTGCAGGCCATTCAGGACGCGCTGGGCGACGCCGACCGCACCCCGCCTGCCGCGCCCGCCCAGCCCGCGACGCCGCTCGACCTGCCGCGCGTGACGGGGCTGGTCAAGACCCTGTCGGCCGGCATGCGGCGCGGCCAGCTCGACGCCGCCCACCTGGATGGCCTGATGACCTTGATGGCGGGGCACGTGGACCGTCCGGCGCTGGCGCGGCTGCAATACTTGACCGACAACTTCGACTTTGCGTCGGCGGCCGCGGAACTGGACGCGCTGCTTGAACGCCTGTCGGCTCCGCACGAGGACGCTTCCTGA
- a CDS encoding HD-GYP domain-containing protein produces MPAPASHAPLILAVDDEATNLHLLRQILQADYRLVFAKDGVRALELAQQQRPDLILLDVMMPGVTGYAVCRQLKALPALKDVPVIFVTALADADDELEGFDAGAVDYITKPVSAPILKARVRTHLSLVQVQQLKDTRLQIVQRLGLAAEYKDNETGMHVIRMSHYSRLLALAAGMTPQQADDILHAAPMHDVGKIGIPDAILQKPGPLNPDELKVMRDHVRIGGQIIGDHADGLLATAARIALTHHEKWDGSGYPAGLQGEAIPLEGRIAAIADVFDALTTVRPYKAAWSEADAVAYLVDQRGRHFDPALVDLFIGCLDDVRNVMRQWPEPEQADSGAV; encoded by the coding sequence ATGCCCGCCCCCGCAAGCCATGCCCCGCTGATCCTGGCGGTCGACGACGAAGCCACCAATCTGCATCTGCTGCGGCAGATCCTGCAGGCCGACTACCGGCTGGTGTTCGCCAAAGACGGCGTGCGCGCACTGGAACTGGCGCAGCAGCAGCGACCGGACCTGATCCTGCTCGACGTGATGATGCCCGGCGTGACCGGCTATGCCGTGTGCCGCCAGCTCAAGGCCCTGCCCGCGCTGAAAGACGTGCCTGTCATTTTCGTGACCGCGCTGGCCGATGCCGACGACGAACTGGAAGGCTTCGATGCGGGCGCGGTCGACTACATCACCAAGCCGGTCAGCGCGCCGATCCTGAAAGCCCGCGTGCGCACGCATCTGTCCCTGGTGCAGGTCCAGCAACTGAAGGACACACGCCTGCAGATCGTGCAGCGTCTGGGCCTGGCCGCCGAATACAAAGACAACGAAACCGGCATGCACGTGATCCGCATGAGCCATTATTCGCGCCTGCTGGCGCTGGCCGCCGGAATGACGCCGCAGCAGGCCGACGACATTCTGCATGCCGCGCCGATGCATGACGTCGGCAAGATCGGCATTCCGGACGCGATCCTGCAAAAGCCCGGCCCGCTGAATCCCGACGAACTGAAAGTGATGCGTGACCACGTGCGCATCGGCGGCCAGATCATTGGCGACCATGCCGATGGATTGCTGGCGACGGCCGCGCGCATCGCGCTGACGCATCATGAAAAGTGGGACGGCAGCGGCTATCCGGCCGGCTTGCAGGGCGAGGCCATTCCGCTGGAAGGCCGCATTGCGGCGATTGCCGATGTGTTCGATGCGCTGACTACCGTGCGGCCCTACAAGGCGGCCTGGAGCGAAGCGGATGCAGTGGCGTATCTGGTGGACCAGCGCGGCAGGCACTTCGACCCGGCGCTGGTCGACCTGTTCATTGGCTGCCTGGACGACGTGCGGAATGTGATGCGGCAATGGCCGGAGCCGGAGCAGGCGGATAGTGGGGCTGTGTAG
- a CDS encoding HDOD domain-containing protein, producing MPDPQDKNAVIRKLWLRINERGDFPLLSNSLRTTISAMQGNDYDFTALVQVVLSDFTLTQRVIRLANSAMYMAFGGNITTVSRALMVLGMEAVGHVVLGLKLVDHFQQTGTRRIEAKMELNRTMLASHVARKVSESRDVLASEEAVVCTLMRQLGKLLCLFYLENEWNQIRDHATRENCDEELACVAVLGICFEELGEEVAERWGLPPIIREGMKMFEADPDADPDVPISGATWLQAIASFSTQVSHDMTLPSADSMARAQSLKRTALEYGKLLSVPPSVLMDIVTGMEREQESQQFIKEIDDLRMQSALAEGDAEQNIRYGLGDLRSLPSENALAPVLSMASETVLASLRLSRTIVFVRDARSNVFEAKMGLGPHTNDLLPDLRFDESFSVDVFHLAITNSIGIFIENARDPKFSAHIPAWFKRLLPDAEAFVLLPVVADNHPVALIYGDWNKVDQVRKILPHEMKALNELANELGRFFRHATTGVAAPL from the coding sequence ATGCCGGATCCCCAAGACAAGAACGCAGTGATCAGGAAGTTGTGGCTGCGCATCAATGAGCGCGGCGACTTCCCGCTGTTGTCGAATTCCCTGCGGACGACCATCTCCGCGATGCAGGGTAACGACTACGATTTCACTGCCCTTGTCCAGGTCGTGCTGTCCGACTTCACCCTGACGCAACGCGTCATCCGCCTGGCCAACTCCGCCATGTACATGGCGTTTGGCGGCAACATCACGACGGTGTCCCGTGCGCTGATGGTGCTGGGCATGGAAGCGGTCGGGCACGTGGTGCTGGGCCTGAAGCTGGTCGATCACTTCCAGCAGACCGGCACCCGCCGCATCGAAGCCAAGATGGAACTGAACCGCACCATGCTGGCGAGTCACGTCGCCCGCAAGGTGAGCGAATCGCGCGATGTGCTGGCCAGCGAAGAAGCGGTGGTCTGCACGCTGATGCGCCAGCTGGGCAAGCTGCTGTGCCTGTTCTACCTTGAAAACGAGTGGAACCAGATCCGCGATCACGCGACGCGTGAAAACTGCGACGAAGAACTGGCCTGCGTGGCCGTGCTGGGCATCTGCTTCGAAGAGCTGGGCGAAGAAGTGGCCGAACGCTGGGGCCTGCCGCCGATCATCCGCGAAGGCATGAAGATGTTCGAAGCCGACCCGGATGCGGACCCGGACGTGCCGATTTCGGGCGCGACGTGGCTGCAGGCGATCGCCAGCTTCTCGACCCAGGTGTCGCACGACATGACGCTGCCCAGCGCCGATTCGATGGCGCGGGCGCAAAGCCTGAAACGCACGGCCCTGGAATACGGCAAGCTGCTGTCGGTGCCGCCTTCGGTGCTGATGGACATCGTCACGGGCATGGAGCGCGAGCAGGAAAGCCAGCAGTTCATCAAGGAAATCGACGACCTGCGGATGCAATCGGCGCTGGCCGAAGGCGACGCCGAACAGAACATTCGGTATGGGCTGGGTGACCTGCGGTCGCTGCCTTCCGAAAACGCGCTGGCGCCGGTGCTGAGCATGGCGTCGGAAACGGTTCTGGCCAGCTTGCGGCTGTCGCGCACGATCGTGTTCGTGCGAGATGCGCGCAGCAATGTGTTCGAAGCCAAGATGGGCCTGGGTCCACATACGAACGACCTGCTGCCCGACCTGCGTTTTGACGAGTCCTTTTCGGTGGACGTGTTCCACCTGGCCATCACGAATTCGATCGGCATCTTCATCGAAAACGCGCGTGACCCCAAGTTCAGCGCGCACATTCCGGCGTGGTTCAAACGCCTTCTGCCTGACGCCGAAGCCTTTGTGCTGTTGCCGGTCGTGGCCGACAACCACCCGGTGGCGCTAATCTACGGCGACTGGAACAAGGTGGACCAAGTCCGCAAGATCCTGCCGCACGAAATGAAGGCGCTGAATGAACTGGCCAACGAGCTGGGCCGGTTCTTCCGGCACGCCACGACAGGGGTTGCTGCCCCGCTGTGA